The Leishmania mexicana MHOM/GT/2001/U1103 complete genome, chromosome 27 sequence tggaaCTGCTGCCGTTCCACCTTTTTCGTTGCCTTGAACCACTCGTTGGCCTCCTCATTGAGGCCAGCGTCCTTGCATAGCTGCACCAAGTAATTGAGACACTCGATGTTGTCAGGATACTTGCGGTGTACCTGCTCGTAGAGAAGCTTCGCCTGCGCGtagtcgccgcggcggcggtggcacgaGGCCACCATCAGCTGCCACTTCACCTCCTGCGGTTGGATGTGCGAAGCGCGCTCGAAGAACTGCACCGCCTTATCGTAGACTTCGTTCTTCACGAAGTATGCGCCGAGCCAGGAGATGACGTCCATGTTTACCTGGTAGTAGCGGTAGGCCTCCAGGTAGTAGTGAAACGCCTGcacatcgtcgccgtcgcgggCGTAGAGGGAGCCGATGCGGGCCAGCGCGTTCGGGTCCGTCGGAACGCGGCCAATGAGACGGTTAAACCACTCCAGCGCCGACGGGTCGCCGACAAGGTCGCTGAGGTCGGCAATCTGATACAGCACCTCGCTACTGTCCAcgagcgcctgcacgcgcttGAACatgcgcaccgcctcctcgtacAGCCCTAGCTTCTTGGCGGCCAAGCCAAGGTTATAGATGGCCTCCACGTTGTCGgcctccaccgccagcgccttATTGTAcagctccttcgccttctcgtAGTCCTTCTTGACGAAGGAGAAGTTGCCCTTGTTTACCAGCGCCTTGGCGTTGTACTGATTCGCGACGAGACTCAGGTCGCTGTACTGCTCCCCGTTCTCGTAGTCGCCCTCGAGGAAGTAGAGGTATGCCAGGTTCGTGGCTGCCCGTGCTCGCAGGCTCCTGTCCTTCTTCTCGAACTCCTTCAGGCCGTTGATCGCCTCCTGATAGCGCTTGTGCTTGAGGTAGTTCAGGTTTTTGCACATCTCCAGCTCGCTCGCCACGTGCGAGGTCGGGTCGCGCATCTCGTAGGTACGCAGCTGAGAGATGATGTAGTCGTAGCCGACACACCAGTCCTTGTGCAGCACTGGCGCAATCAAGCGGGCTGCTGTGATGATGTACTTGAGGTATCTGGCGCGGCGCTCCTTGCACATGCGGCTCAGGCTGTCGTCTACCAAGACGTCtttccgcttctcctcctcctcaaagtcctcctcgtcgtcgaggCCCGCGAGGCGGCAGTTCATGAGGCGCGTGAAGGTCCGTTTCATCTTCTCCGTCTCGCCCAGCGCGTAGTAGCACAAAATGAGGTTAAACGTGGCGTTGGCATCCCCGTTGCCCTCCACCACGGTCTCGTAGCTGTTCGCGGCGTCCCTGTACTGGCCCAGCTTCACAAACGCGTTGGCGATATTGCGGCAGAGGTGGTAGCGGAGCTCCTTGCCGGCGGTCGGCGTCTCGTCGAGCACCTTGCGGTACATCTTAATGGCTAGGAGGTAGTTCTGCTGCGCAAGATAGATGTTGCCCATGTTTACCCGCAGGCGGCCGGCTTGCGGAAACTGCACGTTTCGAATGATGAGGTTGTACGTGTTGAGGGCCTCAGTGTACAGCTGGTGGTTTTGGTACTGGACCGCCAAGTTGAAGTGCACTGCGTAAGTAAGGTCGACGTTGATCTGCTCGGCGAGCCCGTACTGCTCGCGCTTTTTACAGAGTGACCGCTCCAACTTTCCGGCATCCTTGGCCTTCTCGAGTGCCGCGCCGTAGTCCTTCTGCAGAGCAAGCATGGCGCTCTCCTCGATCAGCCTGTTCACCTGCTTCTCCATCTcggccagctcctcctcctgacTGTTCTCGCTCCGCTTCTTCAGTGGCGGGGCCGGGCCCATCGCCATGTTCGCCATGCACGCCTGGCCAGTGGGATCGaagagggcggcagcggcgccggtgctTGCGCTGTTGAAGCCGACGGCGCGGTTAGACGTCATGGGACGCGCGGCGCCGAGGATACCACAGCCCCTTGTACCCATGCGGCTGCCCGGCAAACCCCAGGCGGAGCCCATGCCAGCGCGCCCCCATTGCGAAGGAGGGGCCTGCATGAGGGGGTTGCCAGCCATAGCCTCCTGCGCAGGGGCCTCGAAGGGGTTCGTGTTCGTCGTCCATGGGTTCGACACAATATCCGGCGTCTGGAACGCCGCGTAGATATCCTCGTCGTTGCCGTTCATGATGCTCAAAGCCCTCGCTTCTGTTGCAGGGGCAGAAGGGAGCCAGAGAGGGGAAAaactccagcagcagcgtggcggtggctgctCAGAAAGTCGAAGCTGCGCAGTGTTCCaaaggggtgggaggggaaaaaagggggagaggcggtcGCTGGGATCCTTCCACGGCGATGAAAATACAGAGATGCCACAAAGATggcgtacacacacatataagGTAGAGAGCAACTCACGGCACAAAGGAACAGGAGGCACccctggtgctgctgcgatcTGGGAGCAGGACAATGGAAAGCGCTGTGCTGCCACGAGACCCCAGCGCGGAGGTATGATATGGTGAACACAAGGAACCAGCTAACAGCGGGATCGGGGTAAAGGTGGGGGATGtggtagagagagagctctATAAGATGTGCGTTCTAGCAGGTCTCTTGGTTATGGGCCAAAACAAAACGCAAAAGGCGAGTGTGGCACCGGTGGCAGCACGCTCCCCGGCGAGGAATGGTTAGAGGAAGCGAGGAAGGAGCCAGAGCAGAGAtggcagagggagggggagggaaagggacAGAACATACGCTTCGAGGCTTCACGATGCAATGGTGCACACCCAGAAGACAAAAGCCCGAGTCCCTCTTGAAACATGACAAGAAAGGAGCTGTACGTCGAGGATGATCGGAAGAGGCATCCGGGTGCCTACCTAGACAGCGCAAAGATCGGTTGCTAGAAatgaaag is a genomic window containing:
- a CDS encoding putative intraflagellar transport protein IFT88, whose translation is MNGNDEDIYAAFQTPDIVSNPWTTNTNPFEAPAQEAMAGNPLMQAPPSQWGRAGMGSAWGLPGSRMGTRGCGILGAARPMTSNRAVGFNSASTGAAAALFDPTGQACMANMAMGPAPPLKKRSENSQEEELAEMEKQVNRLIEESAMLALQKDYGAALEKAKDAGKLERSLCKKREQYGLAEQINVDLTYAVHFNLAVQYQNHQLYTEALNTYNLIIRNVQFPQAGRLRVNMGNIYLAQQNYLLAIKMYRKVLDETPTAGKELRYHLCRNIANAFVKLGQYRDAANSYETVVEGNGDANATFNLILCYYALGETEKMKRTFTRLMNCRLAGLDDEEDFEEEEKRKDVLVDDSLSRMCKERRARYLKYIITAARLIAPVLHKDWCVGYDYIISQLRTYEMRDPTSHVASELEMCKNLNYLKHKRYQEAINGLKEFEKKDRSLRARAATNLAYLYFLEGDYENGEQYSDLSLVANQYNAKALVNKGNFSFVKKDYEKAKELYNKALAVEADNVEAIYNLGLAAKKLGLYEEAVRMFKRVQALVDSSEVLYQIADLSDLVGDPSALEWFNRLIGRVPTDPNALARIGSLYARDGDDVQAFHYYLEAYRYYQVNMDVISWLGAYFVKNEVYDKAVQFFERASHIQPQEVKWQLMVASCHRRRGDYAQAKLLYEQVHRKYPDNIECLNYLVQLCKDAGLNEEANEWFKATKKVERQQFHSSSSSVGGESGDDDLESSVEGGNNINGHHRRRTSGTAAPDTAVAGRRAGGGAVADKDFSVGLSDDDIVDGKAKQNGAKRLKKAKSSDSDDEIDLPGI